A window of Thunnus thynnus chromosome 17, fThuThy2.1, whole genome shotgun sequence contains these coding sequences:
- the LOC137167986 gene encoding myosin heavy chain, fast skeletal muscle-like has translation MSTDGEMAIFGAAAQYLRKSEKERMEAQSRPFDSKTACFVSDEKELYVKAEIQDKADDKVTVKTVDDRTLTVKEDQVFPMNPPKFDKIEDMVMMTHLHEPAVLFNLKERYAAWMIYTYSGLFCVTVNPYKWLPVYNPEVVQAFRGKKRMEVPPHIFALSDNAYQFMLTDRENQSILITGESGAGKTVNTKRVIQYFATIAVSADKKKEMNSKMKGTLEDQIIQANPLLEAFGNAKTVRNDNSSRFGKFIRIHFGTTGKLSSADIETYLLEKSRVSFQLAAERSYHIFYQLTCNKKPELIDLLLITTNPYDFAFISQGEISVKSINDAEELMATDEAFDILGFTADEKMSIYKLTGAVMHYGNMKFKQKQREEQAEPDGTEEADKAAYLMGLNSADLLKNLCYPRVKVGNEYVTKGQSVQQVYNSIGALAKSVYEKMFLWMVIRINQQLDTKQPRQHFIGVLDIAGFEIFDYNSMEQLCINFTNEKLQQFFNHHMFVLEQEEYKKEGIEWEFIDFGMDLAACIELIEKPMGIFSILEEECMFPKSTDTSFKNKLYDQHLGKNSCFLKPKIVKGKPEAHFTLVHYAGTVDYNITGWLEKNKDPLNDSVVQLYQKSSVKILAMFYASFSGTDDPAAGGTKKGSKKKGASFQTVSALFRENLGKLMTNLRTTHPHFVRCLIPNETKTPGVMENHLVIHQLRCNGVLEGIRICRKGFPSRLLYGDFKQRYRILNASAVPEGQFMDNKKAAEKLLGSIDVDHTQYKFGHTKVFFKAGLLGTLEEMRDERLAQVVMSTQALCRGYLVRLEYQKMMARKEAIYTIQYNFRSFMNVKHWPWMKLYFKLKPLLKSAEAEKEMAQMKVDFTKLKEDLAKSENRRRDIEEKMVSIVQEKNDLLLQVQAESDNLLDAEERCEGLIKSKIQLEAKLKEVTERLEDEEEVNAELTAKKRKLEDECSELKRDIDDLELTLTKVEKEKHAVENKVKNLIEEVMSQDENITKLSKEKKALQEAHQQTLDDLQSEEDKINALTKAKTKLDQQVDELEGSLEQEKKIRMELERAKRKLEGDLKLAQESIMDLENEKQQLDEKLKKKDFELSQLQTKIEDEQALGAQLQKKIKELQARIEESEEEIEAERSTRAKVEKQRSDLSRELEEITERLEEAGGATAAQVEMSKKREAEFLKLRRELEECSLQQDATSAALRKKHADSVAELGEQLDNIQRVRQKLEKEKNELRLEMDDLSSNMETMAKAKVNLEKMCRSLEDQLNEVKTKEEEHHRLINDLSSQKARLQTENAEMSRQLEEKDSLMSQLTRGKQAYIQQIEELKRLHEEEVKAKNALAHGLQSSRHDCELLREQYEEEQEAKAELHRCLSKANSEVAQWRTKYETDAIQRTEELEEAKKKLALRLQDAEEAVEAINSKCSSLEKTKQRLQGEVEDLMMDVERSNSAAAALDKKQRNFDKVLAEWKQKYEEGQAELESALKEVRSLGTENFKMKNAFEECLEQVETLKRENKNLQQEIMDLTEQLGETGKTIHELEKSKKQTEQEKLDAQSALEEAEASMEHEESKILRVQLELNQVKSEVDKKIAEKDEEIEQLKRNSQRIIDAMQSNLDTEVRSRNDALRVKKKMEGDLNEMEIQLSHANRQAAEAQKQLRNIQVQLKEVQIHLEDVLRNNDDMKEQVSMSERRSNLIQAEMEEIRAAVEQTERSRKLAEQELLDASERVQLLHSQNTSLLNSRKKMEADLSQVQGEMDESVQAARNAEEKARKAITDSAMMAEELKKEQDTSAHLERMKKNLEMTVKDLQQRLDEAENLAMKGGKKQLQKLEARVRELENELEAEQRHGSDAVKGVRKLERRIKELTYQSDEDKKNMMRLQELADKLQLKVKVYKRQAEEAEEQANTHLTKLRKVQHELEEAEERADIAESQINKMKVKSRDMGKTKDSGE, from the exons GGAAATGGCGATCTTCGGGGCGGCTGCTCAGTACCTCCGCAAGTCTGagaaggagaggatggaggCTCAGTCTCGGCCGTTTGACAGCAAGACGGCGTGCTTTGTCAGCGATGAGAAAGAGCTGTACGTCAAGGCTGAGATCCAGGACAAGGCAGATGACAAAGTCACTGTCAAGACCGTGGATGACAGA ACTTTAACTGTCAAAGAGGACCAAGTGTTTCCCATGAACCCCCCCAAGTTCGATAAGATCGAGGACATGGTGATGATGACGCACCTACATGAGCCTGCGGTGCTGTTCAACCTCAAGGAGCGCTACGCAGCATGGATGATCTAT ACCTACTCTGGACTCTTCTGTGTCACTGTGAACCCTTACAAATGGCTACCAGTCTACAACCCAGAGGTGGTCCAGGCCTtcagagggaagaagaggatgGAGGTTCCTCCTCACATCTTCGCCCTGTCTGATAACGCCTACCAGTTCATGCTCACCG ATCGTGAAAATCAGTCTATACTTATCAC AGGAGAATCAGGTGCAGGAAAGACTGTCAACACGAAACGTGTCATTCAATACTTTGCGACAATCGCAGTGTCTGCAGACAAGAAGAAGGAGATGAACAGTAAAATGAAG GGGACTCTGGAGGATCAAATCATCCAGGCCAACCCGCTGCTGGAAGCTTTTGGGAATGCCAAGACTGTGAGGAATGACAACTCTTCCCGCTTT GGTAAATTTATTCGAATACACTTTGGCACGACTGGTAAACTGTCATCTGCAGATATTGAAACAT ATCTGCTGGAGAAATCAAGAGTGTCATTTCAGCTGGCAGCTGAGAGGAGttatcatattttttatcaACTTACCTGCAACAAGAAGCCTGAACTTATTG ATCTGCTTCTCATCACCACCAACCCCTACGACTTTGCCTTCATCAGTCAAGGGGAAATCAGTGTCAAAAGCATAAACGACGCTGAGGAGTTAATGGCTACAGAT GAGGCCTTTGATATTCTGGGTTTCACTGCTGATGAGAAAATGTCCATCTACAAGCTGACTGGTGCTGTGATGCATTATGGGAACATGAAGTTCAAGCAGAAACAGCGGGAGGAGCAGGCAGAGCCCGATGGCACTGAAG AAGCTGATAAAGCAGCATATCTGATGGGCCTGAACTCTGCTGATCTGCTGAAAAACCTTTGTTATCCCAGAGTAAAGGTTGGGAATGAGTACGTTACCAAAGGACAAAGTGTGCAGCAG GTGTACAACTCCATCGGTGCACTTGCAAAGTCAGTCTATGAGAAGATGTTTCTGTGGATGGTCATACGAATTAACCAGCAGCTGGACACAAAACAACCCAGACAACACTTCATCGGAGTTCTAGATATTGCTGGTTTTGAAATCTTTGAT TATAACAGCATGGAGCAACTCTGCATTAATTTCACCAACGAGAAGCTGCAACAGTTTTTCAACCACCACATGTTTGTACTGGAGCAAGAAGAATACAAAAAGGAAGGGATTGAGTGGGAGTTCATTGACTTTGGTATGGACCTGGCAGCCTGCATTGAGCTCATTGAGAAG CCAATGGGGATCTTCTCCATCCTCGAGGAAGAGTGCATGTTCCCAAAATCAACAGACACCTCTTTCAAGAACAAACTGTATGACCAACATCTTGGCAAGAACAGCTGCTTCTTGAAGCCCAAAATAGTGAAAGGCAAGCCTGAGGCTCACTTCACCTTGGTGCACTACGCCGGCACCGTGGACTACAACATCACCGGCTGGCTGGAGAAGAACAAAGACCCGCTGAATGACTCTGTGGTCCAGCTGTACCAGAAGTCTTCAGTCAAAATACTGGCAATGTTTTATGCAAGCTTCTCTGGAACAGATG ATCCAGCTGCAGGAGGAACCAAGAAAGGATCCAAGAAGAAGGGAGCGTCTTTCCAAACAGTGTCAGCTCTGTTCAGG GAGAATCTGGGGAAGCTCATGACCAATCTGAGAACCACTCATCCTCACTTTGTGCGGTGCCTGATaccaaatgagacaaaaacaccaG GTGTCATGGAAAACCACCTGGTGATCCATCAGCTACGCTGCAACGGTGTGCTGGAGGGCATCCGGATCTGTAGGAAAGGATTTCCAAGCAGACTTCTGTACGGGGACTTCAAGCAGAG ATACAGGATTCTTAATGCCAGCGCTGTTCCAGAGGGACAGTTTATGGATAACAAGAAAGCTGCAGAGAAACTGTTGGGCTCCATTGATGTGGATCACACACAGtacaagtttggacacactaag GTGTTTTTTAAAGCAGGTCTGCTGGGCACTTTGGAGGAAATGAGAGATGAGCGGTTAGCGCAGGTCGTGATGTCTACTCAGGCGCTGTGTCGCGGATACCTCGTCCGGCTGGAGTACCAGAAGATGATGGCCAGAAA GGAGGCGATCTACACTATCCAGTATAACTTCCGTTCCTTCATGAATGTCAAACACTGGCCATGGATGAAGCTCTACTTTAAGCTCAAACCTCTCCTGAAGAGTGCTGAGGCTGAGAAGGAAATGGCCCAAATGAAGGTGGATTTCACAAAGCTCAAAGAAGACCTGGCCAAATCAGAAAACCGGCGGAGGGACATTGAAGAGAAAATGGTCTCTATTGTACAAGAGAAGAATGATCTCCTCCTCCAAGTCCAGGCA GAGTCAGATAACCTGCTGGATGCAGAGGAGAGATGTGAAGGACTCATCAAAAGCAAGATCCAACTGGAAGCCAAGCTGAAGGAGGTGACAGAGAGActggaagatgaggaggaggtgaacgCTGAGCTGACTGCCAAGAAGCGAAAACTTGAGGACGAGTGCTCTGAGCTGAAGAGGGACATCGATGACTTAGAGCTCACCTTAACCAAAGTGGAGAAGGAGAAACACGCTGTAGAAAACAAG GTGAAAAACCTGATTGAAGAAGTCATGAGCCAAGATGAGAACATCACCAAACTGTCCAAAGAGAAGAAAGCCCTGCAGGAAGCCCATCAGCAAACACTGGATGACCTGCAGTCAGAAGAGGATAAAATCAATGCTCTGACCAAAGCCAAAACCAAATTAGACCAGCAGGTAGATGAG CTGGAAGGTTCgctggaacaagagaagaaGATCCGTATGGAACTGGAGAGAGCCAAGAGAAAGCTGGAGGGGGATCTGAAACTTGCTCAAGAATCCATAATGGATCTGGAAAATGAGAAGCAGCAGCTGGATGAAAAGCTCAAAAA GAAAGACTTTGAGCTGTCGCAGCTACAGACGAAGATAGAGGATGAACAGGCGCTCGGAGCACAGctacagaagaaaataaaagagctgcag GCCAGAATTGAGGAGTCCGAGGAGGAAATCGAAGCTGAGCGCTCAACCCGAGCCAAAGTAGAGAAGCAGAGGTCTGATCTCTCGAGGGAGCTGGAGGAGATCACCGAGAGGCTGGAGGAGGCCGGAGGAGCCACCGCCGCTCAGGTCGAGATGAGCAAAAAGCGGGAAGCTGAGTTCCTCAAACTGCGCAGAGAGCTGGAGGAGTGTTCGCTGCAGCAGGACGCCACCTCCGCTGCTCTGCGCAAGAAACATGCAGACAGCGTGGCTGAACTGGGAGAACAGCTCGATAACATCCAGAGAGTCAGACAGAAactggagaaggagaagaacGAGTTGAGGCTGGAGATGGACGACTTATCAAGCAACATGGAGACTATGGCCAAAGCAAAG GTTAATTTGGAGAAAATGTGCCGTTCACTTGAAGATCAACTAAACGAGGTAAAAACCAAAGAGGAAGAGCATCACAGACTCATAAATGACCTTTCAAGCCAGAAAGCTCGGCTGCAGACGGAAAATG CTGAAATGTCTCGCCAGCTTGAGGAAAAAGACTCCTTAATGTCACAGCTAACTCGGGGGAAACAAGCTTATATTCAGCAGATTGAGGAACTGAAAAGACttcatgaggaggaggtgaag GCAAAAAATGCTCTGGCTCACGGTTTGCAGTCATCTCGACATGACTGTGAGCTGCTAAGAGAGCAGTACGAGGAGGAACAGGAGGCCAAAGCTGAGCTGCACCGCTGCCTGTCCAAGGCAAACAGCGAGGTGGCTCAGTGGAGAACCAAATACGAGACCGACGCCATCCAGCGCACCGAGGAGCTCGAGGAGGCGAA GAAGAAGCTGGCGTTACGTCTGCAGGACGCAGAAGAAGCTGTGGAGGCCATTAACTCCAAATGTTCTTCTCTTGAGAAGACGAAGCAGCGGCTGCAGGGAGAGGTGGAGGACTTAATGATGGACGTCGAGCGGTCCAATTCTGCTGCTGCCGCCTTGGACAAGAAGCAGAGAAATTTTGACAAG GTTTTGGCTGAGTGGAAGCAGAAATACGAGGAAGGTCAGGCAGAACTGGAGTCTGCTCTAAAAGAGGTGCGTTCTTTGGGCACTGAGAACTTCAAGATGAAGAACGCCTTCGAAGAATGTCTGGAACAAGTGGAGACGCTCAAACGGGAAAATAAAAACCTCCAAC AGGAAATAATGGATCTCACTGAGCAGTTGGGTGAAACGGGCAAAACCATCCATGAGCTCGAGAAATCAAAGAAACAGACTGAACAGGAGAAGCTGGACGCCCAGAGTGCTCTGGAAGAGGCGGAG GCCTCCATGGAGCACGAGGAGTCCAAGATCCTGCGAGTGCAGCTGGAGCTGAACCAGGTGAAGTCTGAGGTGGACAAGAAGATAGCCGAGAAGGACGAAGAGATCGAACAGCTGAAGAGAAACAGCCAGCGAATCATCGACGCCATGCAAAGCAATTTGGACACCGAGGTCCGGAGCAGGAACGACGCCCTGAGAGtcaagaagaagatggagggaGACCTCAACGAGATGGAGATTCAGCTGAGCCACGCTAACAGGCAGGCAGCCGAGGCTCAGAAACAACTGAGAAACATACAAGTTCAGCTGAAG GAGGTTCAGATTCATCTGGAGGACGTCCTGAGAAACAACGATGACATGAAGGAGCAGGTCAGCATGTCTGAGCGCAGAAGCAACCTCATACAGGCTGAAATGGAGGAAATCAGAGCCGCTGTGGAACAAACTGAGAGGAGCCGCAAGTTAGCAGAACAGGAGCTGCTGGACGCCAGCGAGAGAGTGCAGCTGCTTCACTCACAG AACACCAGCCTGCTCAATAGTCGTAAAAAGATGGAGGCTGATCTGTCTCAGGTTCAGGGTGAGATGGATGAAAGTGTCCAAGCCGCCAGGAATGCTGAAGAGAAAGCCAGGAAGGCAATCACTGAT TCTGCCATGATGGCTGAAGAGCTGAAGAAAGAGCAGGACACCAGCGCTCAcctggagaggatgaagaagaaccTGGAGATGACGGTGAAAGACCTGCAGCAGCGTCTCGACGAGGCCGAGAACCTGGCCATGAAGGGCGGAAAGAAGCAGCTCCAAAAACTGGAAGcaagg GTGCGAGAGCTGGAAAATGAACTCGAAGCAGAACAAAGACACGGCTCAGATGCTGTGAAAGGGGTACGCAAACTTGAGCGCAGGATTAAGGAACTCACCTATCAG TCTGATGAggacaagaaaaacatgatgaGACTGCAGGAGCTGGCGGACAAACTCCAACTGAAGGTCAAAGTGTACAAGAGGCAGGCCGAAGAAGCT GAAGAGCAAGCCAACACTCATTTGACGAAGCTGAGGAAGGTGCAGCACGAGctggaggaggctgaggagCGCGCTGACATCGCCGAGTCCCAGATCAATAAGATGAAAGTCAAGAGTCGTGACATGGGCAAG ACAAAAGACAGCGGAGAATAA